A window of the Bombina bombina isolate aBomBom1 chromosome 3, aBomBom1.pri, whole genome shotgun sequence genome harbors these coding sequences:
- the LOC128654247 gene encoding tubulin alpha-1A chain, with protein MRECISIHVGQAGVQIGNACWELYCLEHGIQPDGQMPSDKTIGGGDDSFNTFFSETGAGKHVPRAVFVDLEPTVIDEVRTGTYRQLFHPEQLITGKEDAANNYARGHYTIGKEIIDLVLDRIRKLADQCTGLQGFLVFHSFGGGTGSGFTSLLMERLSVDYGKKSKLEFSIYPAPQVSTAVVEPYNSILTTHTTLEHSDCAFMVDNEAIYDICRRNLDIERPTYTNLNRLIGQIVSSITASLRFDGALNVDLTEFQTNLVPYPRIHFPLATYAPVISAEKAYHEQLSVAEITNACFEPANQMVKCDPRHGKYMACCLLYRGDVVPKDVNAAIATIKTKRTIQFVDWCPTGFKVGINYQPPTVVPGGDLAKVQRAVCMLSNTTAIAEAWARLDHKFDLMYAKRAFVHWYVGEGMEEGEFSEAREDMAALEKDYEEVGVDSVEGEGEEEGEEY; from the exons CGAGAGTGCATCTCTATACACGTTGGCCAAGCTGGTGTGCAGATCGGTAATGCCTGTTGGGAGCTGTACTGCCTGGAGCATGGAATCCAGCCTGATGGGCAGATGCCCAGTGACAAAACCATCGGAGGAGGAGACGATTCCTTCAACACTTTCTTCAGTGAGACTGGAGCTGGCAAACATGTTCCCAGAGCTGTGTTTGTAGATCTGGAGCCAACTGTCATTG ATGAGGTGCGCACAGGCACATACCGACAACTGTTCCACCCAGAACAGCTTATCACTGGAAAAGAAGATGCTGCCAACAACTATGCTCGTGGCCACTACACAATTGGCAAGGAAATCATTGACCTGGTGCTGGACAGAATCCGTAAACTT gctgACCAATGCACAGGTCTTCAGGGTTTCCTCGTCTTCCACAGTTTTGGTGGTGGTACTGGTTCTGGTTTCACTTCCTTACTGATGGAGCGTCTTTCTGTTGATTATGGCAAGAAATCTAAGCTAGAGTTTTCAATTTATCCAGCTCCTCAGGTCTCCACAGCTGTTGTTGAGCCCTACAACTCTATTCTCACTACCCACACCACCCTAGAGCACTCTGACTGTGCCTTCATGGTAGACAATGAGGCTATCTATGACATTTGCCGCAGAAACTTAGACATTGAACGTCCAACCTACACCAACCTAAACAGGCTGATAGGCCAAATAGTGTCTTCCATCACAGCCTCTCTCCGATTTGATGGCGCCCTGAACGTAGATCTTACAGAATTCCAGACCAATTTGGTGCCATATCCTCGTATTCACTTCCCTCTAGCCACCTATGCTCCAGTTATATCAGCAGAGAAAGCTTACCACGAGCAGCTTTCTGTTGCTGAGATCACAAATGCTTGTTTTGAGCCCGCTAACCAGATGGTGAAGTGTGACCCACGTCACGGTAAATATATGGCTTGTTGCCTGTTGTACCGTGGTGATGTGGTACCCAAAGATGTTAATGCAGCTATTGCCACCATCAAGACCAAGCGTACAATTCAGTTTGTGGACTGGTGTCCAACTGGTTTCAAAGTTGGTATTAACTATCAGCCCCCAACTGTAGTACCAGGAGGAGACCTGGCCAAGGTGCAGCGGGCTGTGTGTATGTTGAGCAACACCACCGCTATTGCTGAGGCCTGGGCTCGTCTAGATCATAAGTTTGACCTTATGTATGCTAAGCGTGCCTTTGTGCACTGGTATGTGGGTGAGGGTATGGAGGAGGGAGAGTTCTCTGAGGCCCGTGAAGATATGGCTGCCCTGGAGAAGGATTATGAGGAGGTTGGTGTAGATTCTGTAGAAGGAGAGGGCGAGGAGGAAGGAGAGGAATACTAA